Proteins co-encoded in one Candidatus Pelagibacter sp. RS40 genomic window:
- the rplF gene encoding 50S ribosomal protein L6: protein MSKIGKINIPIPDKVKVLLSGNIVNIEGPLGKKSLNIDLDVFDLKIDEGKEVSIKPKKIDQNSKRLWGMNRSLLNNAIIGASKGYEKTLELVGVGFRAALKGKQLNMQLGFSHDINFDIPEGIKIAVEKQTILKISGPDKQLVGMVASQIKSIRPPEPYKGKGIKEQGQYILRKEGKKK, encoded by the coding sequence ATGTCTAAAATAGGTAAAATAAATATTCCAATTCCTGATAAAGTTAAAGTTTTACTTAGTGGAAATATTGTGAATATTGAAGGTCCATTAGGTAAAAAATCACTAAATATTGATTTAGATGTTTTCGATTTGAAAATAGACGAAGGTAAAGAAGTATCTATAAAACCAAAAAAAATTGATCAAAACTCAAAAAGATTATGGGGAATGAACAGGAGTTTATTAAATAACGCTATAATTGGAGCAAGTAAGGGTTATGAAAAAACTCTTGAATTAGTTGGAGTTGGATTTAGGGCCGCATTAAAGGGAAAACAATTAAATATGCAATTAGGTTTCAGTCACGACATAAATTTTGATATTCCAGAAGGAATAAAAATTGCTGTTGAAAAGCAAACAATATTAAAAATAAGTGGACCAGATAAACAATTAGTTGGAATGGTTGCTTCTCAAATCAAAAGTATTAGACCACCAGAACCCTACAAAGGTAAAGGTATAAAAGAGCAAGGTCAGTATATTTTAAGAAAAGAAGGTAAAAAGAAATAA
- the secY gene encoding preprotein translocase subunit SecY produces the protein MSSSTQSHDLRNRILFTILILAIYRLGTFVPLPGIDPEQLQIMMESNQKGLLGMFNVFAGGAVSRMAIFALGIMPYISSSIIVQLLTGVSDYFKNLKAQGEIGRQKITQITRYGTVLLATIQGYGLAVGLESSANLVINPGMFFKISTVTTIVAGTIFLMWLGEQITQRGIGNGISLIIFSGIVAEIPRALVTTFELGRTGAISTIMIIGIFVLLVLTILFIVFMERALRKILINYPKRQMGNKMYGGDSSHLPLKINSAGVIPAIFASALLLLPVTFSNFNVSQNETFLNISSYFSQGQPLYMILYASGIIFFTFFYTSITFNPNETAENLRKYGGFIPGIRPGESTAIYIDTILTRLTTIGALYLTLVCLMPEFLIANYPIPFYLGGASVLIVVVVAIDTVTQIQTRLMSSQYEQLIKKTKFGR, from the coding sequence ATGAGCTCTTCAACTCAATCTCACGATTTAAGAAATAGAATATTATTTACAATACTTATACTTGCTATTTACAGACTAGGTACGTTTGTCCCACTCCCTGGAATTGATCCAGAGCAGCTTCAAATAATGATGGAAAGTAATCAAAAAGGTTTATTAGGTATGTTTAACGTTTTTGCTGGCGGAGCTGTAAGCAGAATGGCAATATTTGCACTTGGTATCATGCCATATATATCATCATCTATCATTGTGCAGTTATTGACAGGAGTTTCTGACTACTTCAAAAATTTAAAAGCCCAAGGCGAAATAGGTAGACAAAAAATTACACAAATTACAAGATATGGAACAGTTTTATTAGCAACTATTCAAGGTTATGGTTTAGCGGTTGGATTGGAATCATCTGCAAATTTGGTAATAAATCCTGGCATGTTTTTTAAAATATCTACAGTAACAACAATTGTTGCTGGTACAATTTTTTTGATGTGGTTAGGAGAACAAATCACACAAAGAGGTATTGGAAATGGTATTTCCTTAATAATTTTTTCTGGTATCGTTGCAGAAATTCCAAGGGCTTTAGTAACTACGTTTGAACTTGGCCGTACTGGTGCGATCTCTACAATTATGATTATAGGTATTTTTGTTTTATTGGTTTTAACTATACTATTTATTGTTTTTATGGAGCGAGCTTTACGTAAAATTTTAATAAATTACCCAAAAAGACAAATGGGTAACAAAATGTATGGTGGAGATTCTTCGCATCTTCCGCTTAAAATAAATTCTGCAGGAGTAATACCTGCTATTTTTGCATCAGCTTTATTACTTTTACCTGTAACATTTTCAAATTTTAATGTTTCTCAGAACGAAACTTTTTTAAATATATCCTCATATTTTTCTCAAGGCCAACCGCTCTATATGATCCTATATGCCAGTGGAATAATATTTTTTACTTTTTTTTATACGTCAATCACATTTAATCCAAACGAAACAGCTGAAAATTTAAGAAAATATGGCGGATTTATTCCTGGCATTCGTCCAGGTGAAAGCACAGCAATCTACATAGATACCATACTTACAAGATTAACGACTATAGGTGCTTTATATCTTACATTAGTATGTTTAATGCCTGAATTTCTAATAGCAAATTATCCAATACCTTTTTATTTAGGTGGAGCATCAGTGTTAATTGTTGTTGTTGTAGCTATAGATACGGTTACTCAGATACAGACACGTTTAATGAGCTCTCAATATGAGCAACTAATTAAAAAAACAAAATTTGGTAGATAA
- the rpsE gene encoding 30S ribosomal protein S5: MEKNTEFLEKLVHINRITKVVKGGRRFGFSALVVVGNQNGKIGIAHAKAKQVPDAIKKANELARRNLVQVPLREGRTIHHDIFGKDGAGKIKLRAAPKGTGIIAGGPVRAVCEVLGIKDIVAKSLGTANPHNVIRACMKALSKQNSPKNISTLRNKKISEIIEKRG, translated from the coding sequence ATGGAAAAAAATACAGAATTTTTAGAAAAACTTGTTCACATTAACAGAATAACAAAAGTCGTTAAAGGTGGAAGAAGATTTGGATTTTCAGCATTAGTTGTTGTTGGAAATCAAAATGGCAAGATTGGCATTGCACATGCTAAAGCAAAACAAGTTCCAGATGCTATTAAAAAAGCAAACGAACTTGCAAGAAGAAATTTAGTTCAAGTTCCATTAAGAGAAGGAAGAACGATACATCATGATATTTTTGGTAAAGATGGTGCAGGAAAAATAAAACTTAGAGCAGCACCGAAAGGTACAGGTATAATTGCTGGTGGACCCGTTCGTGCTGTGTGTGAGGTTTTAGGTATTAAAGATATAGTAGCAAAATCTCTTGGTACAGCTAACCCACATAACGTTATTAGGGCCTGCATGAAAGCATTGTCTAAACAAAATTCACCAAAGAATATTTCAACTTTAAGAAATAAAAAAATATCAGAAATAATTGAAAAAAGAGGATAA
- the rpsK gene encoding 30S ribosomal protein S11, with protein sequence MTKDTTENKSASKDSSSKSKKSSYSKKKKGKKNILNGIAYVQSTFNNTIVSIADTNGNVISWASAGQKGFKGSRKSTPYAAQVAADAAAAKALEVGMKVLSVEVKGPGSGRETALRALQARGFKIISIKDTTPMPHNGTRPPKKRRV encoded by the coding sequence ATGACAAAAGATACAACAGAAAATAAATCTGCATCAAAAGATTCCTCGTCAAAAAGTAAGAAAAGCTCGTATTCAAAAAAGAAAAAAGGAAAAAAAAATATTTTAAACGGAATTGCCTATGTCCAATCTACATTTAATAATACTATTGTATCTATTGCAGATACAAATGGAAATGTAATTTCATGGGCATCTGCAGGTCAAAAAGGTTTTAAAGGATCAAGAAAATCTACACCTTACGCCGCTCAAGTTGCTGCTGATGCAGCTGCAGCTAAAGCATTAGAGGTAGGAATGAAAGTTTTATCTGTAGAAGTAAAAGGACCTGGATCTGGAAGAGAAACAGCCCTTAGAGCACTACAAGCTAGAGGATTTAAAATTATTTCAATTAAAGATACAACACCAATGCCTCATAATGGTACGCGACCACCAAAGAAAAGGAGAGTATAA
- a CDS encoding adenylate kinase gives MNIILFGPPGAGKGTQAKYLVEKLKGFQISTGDILRDEIKKDTDLGKQIINNMNDGKFVSDEIVNTIIKKFIFDPQKKNKLIFDGYPRSLDQAKNLDNLLNDSEQKIDFVFYLNVNKETIVKRLEKRKLLEKRTDDNLDTILKRYDTYMETTKPVLDFYSKKNNFHEIDGSENITEITRKIDTFVNV, from the coding sequence GTGAACATCATATTATTTGGCCCTCCTGGAGCTGGCAAAGGTACTCAGGCCAAATATTTAGTTGAGAAATTGAAAGGTTTTCAAATTTCCACAGGTGATATTCTTAGAGATGAAATCAAAAAAGATACAGATTTAGGTAAGCAAATAATAAATAATATGAATGATGGAAAGTTTGTAAGTGATGAGATTGTAAATACAATAATCAAAAAATTTATCTTTGATCCTCAAAAAAAAAATAAATTAATATTTGATGGATACCCTAGATCACTAGATCAAGCAAAAAACTTAGATAATTTATTAAATGATTCTGAACAAAAAATTGATTTTGTGTTTTATTTAAACGTTAATAAAGAGACCATTGTTAAAAGACTTGAAAAAAGAAAGTTATTAGAAAAAAGAACTGATGATAACTTAGATACTATCCTTAAAAGGTACGATACATACATGGAGACTACAAAACCGGTTTTAGATTTTTACTCAAAAAAAAATAATTTTCATGAGATTGATGGATCTGAGAATATCACTGAAATAACAAGGAAAATAGACACTTTTGTCAATGTTTAA
- the rplQ gene encoding 50S ribosomal protein L17: MRHKFGYKKLNRTSEHRKALIKNMLNSLIKYEQITTTLPKAKVLKPQADKIITLGKKDNLQNTKTLISKLQDTKSANKVKKTLSKRYENRKGGYTRIIKAGFRYGDNAPMAVIEFVDRDVEAKRVDKKKKDAATASPKSEDKKQATA; the protein is encoded by the coding sequence ATGAGACATAAGTTTGGTTATAAAAAATTAAACAGAACTTCAGAACATAGAAAAGCTTTAATTAAAAATATGTTGAATTCATTAATTAAATACGAACAAATTACAACAACACTGCCAAAAGCTAAAGTGCTGAAACCTCAGGCTGATAAAATAATTACGTTAGGAAAAAAAGATAACTTACAAAATACTAAAACTCTAATTTCAAAACTCCAAGATACAAAATCTGCAAATAAAGTAAAAAAAACACTTTCAAAACGTTATGAAAATAGAAAAGGTGGCTATACAAGAATAATTAAGGCTGGCTTTAGATATGGTGATAATGCACCAATGGCTGTTATTGAGTTTGTAGACAGAGACGTTGAGGCGAAAAGAGTAGATAAAAAGAAAAAAGATGCAGCAACAGCATCACCTAAATCAGAAGACAAAAAACAAGCCACTGCTTAA
- the rplR gene encoding 50S ribosomal protein L18 — protein MKISTLDRKKFRVRNKLKKVSSKDRFRLCVSRSTKNISAQIIDDVNKITLVSASSVEKNIREQKKSKSELSTLVAETLAKKAQDKKIKKVYFDRGIYKYHGRVKIFAETLRKNGMEF, from the coding sequence ATGAAAATTAGTACATTAGATAGAAAAAAATTTAGAGTAAGAAATAAATTAAAAAAAGTTTCAAGCAAAGATAGATTTAGGCTATGCGTTTCTCGTTCGACTAAAAATATAAGTGCTCAAATTATTGATGATGTTAATAAAATAACTTTAGTTTCCGCTTCATCAGTTGAAAAAAATATTAGAGAACAAAAAAAATCTAAATCAGAGCTTTCCACTTTAGTTGCTGAAACTCTTGCTAAAAAAGCACAAGATAAAAAAATAAAAAAGGTTTATTTTGACAGAGGCATCTATAAGTATCATGGTAGAGTAAAAATATTTGCAGAAACGTTAAGAAAAAATGGGATGGAATTTTAA
- a CDS encoding DNA-directed RNA polymerase subunit alpha produces the protein MEQTEVNSKNWKSLIKPAKLDVQLSDDKSHAKIIAEPLEKGYGLTLGNSLRRILLSSIRGTAVTAIQIDGVLHEFTSIKGVREDVTDIVLNIKSLALKSNSETSKKLILDAKGPGEIKASDITPVTDIEILNPDLVICNLDENTNFHMEMTVGTGKGYISAEMNKPEEPPLGLIPIDSLFSPVKKVSYSVSTAREGKALDYDKLTMEVETNGSISAEDAVAYSARIFQDQLGMFVNFDEPQEVIVREQPTEPEFNKNLLRKVDELELSVRSMNCLKNDNIIYIGDLVQKSEGEMLRTPNFGRKSLNEIKEVLTGMSLYLGMEIPNWPPDNIAELSKKLEEAI, from the coding sequence ATGGAACAAACAGAAGTAAATTCAAAAAATTGGAAATCATTGATTAAGCCTGCAAAATTGGATGTTCAGCTTAGTGATGATAAATCACACGCAAAAATAATCGCTGAACCTTTGGAGAAAGGATATGGCTTAACCTTGGGTAATTCTCTTAGAAGAATTTTACTATCATCTATAAGAGGGACAGCAGTTACTGCAATCCAAATTGATGGAGTTCTTCATGAGTTTACATCTATAAAAGGTGTGAGAGAAGACGTAACAGATATAGTATTAAATATAAAATCTTTAGCCCTTAAAAGTAATTCTGAAACTTCAAAAAAGCTTATATTAGATGCCAAAGGACCAGGTGAAATCAAAGCTTCAGATATAACACCTGTAACTGATATTGAAATTTTAAACCCAGATTTAGTTATTTGTAATTTAGATGAAAATACCAATTTTCATATGGAGATGACTGTAGGTACTGGAAAAGGATACATATCAGCAGAAATGAATAAACCTGAGGAACCACCTTTGGGTTTAATACCCATAGACTCATTGTTTAGTCCTGTTAAAAAAGTTTCATACTCTGTAAGCACCGCTAGAGAAGGAAAAGCCTTAGATTATGATAAACTAACGATGGAAGTTGAAACTAATGGTTCTATATCTGCCGAAGATGCAGTTGCTTACTCAGCTAGAATTTTCCAAGATCAACTAGGAATGTTTGTTAATTTTGATGAACCACAAGAAGTTATAGTTAGAGAACAACCAACTGAACCAGAATTTAACAAAAACTTATTGAGAAAGGTAGATGAATTAGAATTGTCTGTACGATCAATGAATTGTCTTAAAAATGATAATATTATTTATATTGGTGATTTAGTTCAAAAATCTGAAGGTGAAATGTTAAGAACACCCAATTTTGGGAGAAAATCATTAAATGAGATTAAAGAGGTATTAACTGGGATGTCACTTTATTTGGGCATGGAAATACCTAATTGGCCTCCAGATAACATTGCCGAATTATCTAAAAAACTTGAGGAAGCTATTTAA
- the rpsM gene encoding 30S ribosomal protein S13: MARIAGVNIPQNKLVHIGLTYIYGIGNKFSNEICKSLEIPKSKRVNELTDDQILKIREYIDQKFTVEGDLRRENSLSIKRLIDLATYRGSRHRKKLPVRGQRTRCNARTRKGKAIAIAGKKLTPLKK; the protein is encoded by the coding sequence ATGGCTCGTATTGCAGGTGTAAACATACCACAAAATAAATTAGTTCATATTGGATTAACTTATATTTATGGGATAGGTAACAAATTTTCTAACGAAATATGTAAATCTTTAGAAATTCCAAAATCAAAAAGAGTGAATGAATTAACAGATGATCAAATTTTGAAGATAAGAGAATACATTGATCAAAAGTTTACTGTTGAAGGTGACTTAAGAAGAGAAAATTCACTCAGTATAAAAAGACTTATAGATTTAGCTACTTACAGAGGATCAAGACATAGAAAAAAATTACCTGTAAGGGGACAAAGAACAAGATGCAATGCTAGAACTAGAAAAGGTAAAGCTATTGCTATTGCAGGTAAAAAATTAACACCACTTAAAAAATAA
- the rplO gene encoding 50S ribosomal protein L15: MTYLNTTISVKIKKIRVGRGIGSGKGKTSGRGVKGQKSRSGVAIKSFEGGQMPLYRRLPKRGFNPIRRDKIAKINLDLLNKLLDSNKISSSEKINLEYLKKNKIISKSVTQFKVLGNGELNSKLNIEADFSSKSAIQKVEKAGGSILVKSNKD, encoded by the coding sequence ATGACTTATTTAAATACTACAATCTCAGTAAAAATTAAAAAGATTAGAGTAGGTAGAGGAATAGGTTCAGGAAAAGGCAAAACTTCAGGAAGAGGTGTAAAAGGTCAAAAATCAAGATCAGGTGTAGCAATTAAAAGTTTTGAAGGAGGTCAAATGCCATTATATAGAAGACTTCCAAAAAGAGGTTTTAACCCAATTAGAAGAGATAAAATTGCTAAGATAAATTTAGATTTATTAAACAAATTGTTAGATTCTAATAAAATTAGTTCATCTGAGAAAATTAATCTAGAATATTTAAAGAAAAATAAAATTATATCTAAATCTGTAACTCAATTTAAAGTTTTAGGAAATGGTGAATTAAATTCAAAGTTAAATATAGAGGCTGATTTTTCCTCTAAATCAGCAATACAAAAAGTTGAGAAAGCAGGCGGAAGTATTTTAGTAAAATCAAATAAAGATTAA